The genomic window CGTGGCGGCCGGGCCCGACGGCTGGTCGTCGATGACGAGCGGTGCGGTCCGGTCCTGCGCGGCCGCGCCGACGGGGGTCCCGCAGCCGGCGAGTACGGCGATCGCCGCCGCGCCCAGTCCTGACAGCAGGACGCGGGGGGTGGGGGAAGGCATGGGTGGAACCCTTCGGTCCAAGGAGGGTGCGGAAAGGGGGGTCTCACGCGCCCGGCGGCGGGCAGGGGCCGCCCGGCAATCGCTCTTCGAGGCCTCGGCGGCTGGGGCGGATATCAGTTCCCATACTTGTGGAACCACCTGGCAATGCCGGTGGGTTGCCCCGGCCCCGCGTTCTTCCGGTACCCGACGTCCCCGCTCGTGCGCCGTACCGGCCCCGCCCTCTGGGCCAGTTCACGTCGAGACCTTGACGCGACCTGCACGCGAGTGTTCACTTCCGCATTGGAGAGCGCTCTCCCGCCCCACTGTCACCCGTTCACCGCATCACCCCGCCCGGCGGCCGCCGTCCAGAGATCTCCTGCATTCCCCCACACCCCCCTGAGGGAGACTCATGTATGCCAGCAACAGGGTCAGATCCCGTGCCTGCCCGCACCACCCGCGCCGCCTGGCTCGCCTCGGCCGCCGTCCTGGCACTGATCGCCGCGCTCTTCAGCTCCGCACGGCCCGCCCATGCCGCGCCCTCGCTGCTGTCGCAGGGCAAGCCCGCCACCGCCTCGTCCACCGAGAACGCCGGGACCCCCGCCTCGGCCGCCGTCGACGGCAACACCGGCACCCGCTGGTCCAGCGCCGCCGCCGACCCACAGTGGCTCCAGGTCGACCTCGGCAGCAGCGCCACCCTCAGCTCCGTCACCCTCAACTGGGAGTCGGCCTACGCCACCGCCTTCAAGATCCAGGTCTCCGACAACGCCCAGACCTGGACCGACGCCTACTCCACCACCACCGCGACCGGCGGCACCCAGACGGTCCCCGTAAACGCTTCCGGCCGCTACGTCCGCCTCTACGGCACCGCCCGCGCCACCGGATACGGCTACTCCCTCTGGGAGTTCCAGGTCTACGGCACCACCGGCACCACCACACCCGCCAGTTGCGGCACCGACAACGCCGCGCAGGGCAGGACCGCCACCGCGTCGTCCACCGAGAACGCCGGCACCCCCGCCTCGGCCGCCGTCGACGGCAACACCGGCACCCGCTGGTCCAGCGCCGCCGCCGACCCCCAGTGGCTGCAGGTCGACCTCGGCAGCAGCGTCCCGGTCTGCCAGGTCGTGCTCAACTGGGAGTCCGCCTACGCGAAGGCCTTCCAGATCCAGCTGTCCGACAACGGCACCACCTGGACCCCGGTCTACTCCACCACCACCGGCACCGGCGGCACCCAGACCCTGACCGTGGCCGGCACCGGCCGCTACGTCCGGATGAACGGCACCGCACGCGCCACGGGTTACGGCTACTCGCTGTGGGAGTTCCAGGTCCACACCGGCGGCAGCGGCACCTCGGGCGGCGGTACGACCGGCGGTACCACCGGCGGCGGCAGCACCGGCGACTGCGGCACCGAGAACGCCGCCCTCGGCCACCCGGCCACCGCCTCCTCGCTCCAGGACGGCGACCCCGGCTACTCCGCCACCTACGGGGTCGACGGCAGCACCATCAGCCGCTGGTCGAGCGCGTCCTCCGACCCGCAGTGGTTCCAGGTCGACCTGGGCGCGAGCCTGCCGGTCTGCCGGGTCGTGATCACCTGGGAGAACGCGTACGCGAAGGCCTTCCAGATCCAGCTGTCCGACAACGGCACCGACTGGCGGCAGGCCTACTCCACCACCACGGGTACCGGCGGCAAGCAGAGCATCGAGGTGTCCGGCAGCGGCCGCTACGTCCGGATGTACGGCACCGCGCGGGCAACCGCCTACGGCTACGCCCTGTGGGAGTTCGAGGTCTACACCGTCGGCGGGGTGACCGCGACCATCCCGCCGCCGCCGTCGAAGCCCGCACCCGGCAACTGCCCGTGGCTCAACTCCACCGCGGTCACCTCCACCAGGGTCGCCCAGCTGATGGGGCAGATGTCGCTCCAGCAGAAGGTCGCCATGCTGCACGGGACCGACGCCCCCGACTACATCGGCAAGATCATCGGCATCCCCGCGCTGTGCATCCCCGACGTCAACTTCGAGGACGGCCCCGCCGGTGTCGGCGACGGGCTCGGCGGAGTCACCCAGATGCCGTCCGGCATGGTGTCCGCCGCGACCTTCGACCCGCAGTGGCAGCAGCAGTACGGCGACGCGGTGGGCCAGGAGTTCGCCGGCAAGGGCGTGCACGTCGCGCTCGGCCCGACGGTGAACATCATCCGCGACCCGCGCTGGGGGCGGTCGTACGAGACCTTCGGCGAGGACCCCTACCTGTCGGGGCAGATGGGCGCCGCCGACATCAGGGGCATCCAGGAGCAGGGCGTGATGGCGGAGGTCAAGCACGCCGCCGCGTACAACATCGAGCAGCCGGCCGGCACGGTGAACGTCGACGCGCGCACCCTGCAGGAGATCTACCTGCCCGCCTTCCAGACCGCGATCAAGGATGGCGGCGCG from Streptomyces sp. NBC_01198 includes these protein-coding regions:
- a CDS encoding discoidin domain-containing protein produces the protein MPARTTRAAWLASAAVLALIAALFSSARPAHAAPSLLSQGKPATASSTENAGTPASAAVDGNTGTRWSSAAADPQWLQVDLGSSATLSSVTLNWESAYATAFKIQVSDNAQTWTDAYSTTTATGGTQTVPVNASGRYVRLYGTARATGYGYSLWEFQVYGTTGTTTPASCGTDNAAQGRTATASSTENAGTPASAAVDGNTGTRWSSAAADPQWLQVDLGSSVPVCQVVLNWESAYAKAFQIQLSDNGTTWTPVYSTTTGTGGTQTLTVAGTGRYVRMNGTARATGYGYSLWEFQVHTGGSGTSGGGTTGGTTGGGSTGDCGTENAALGHPATASSLQDGDPGYSATYGVDGSTISRWSSASSDPQWFQVDLGASLPVCRVVITWENAYAKAFQIQLSDNGTDWRQAYSTTTGTGGKQSIEVSGSGRYVRMYGTARATAYGYALWEFEVYTVGGVTATIPPPPSKPAPGNCPWLNSTAVTSTRVAQLMGQMSLQQKVAMLHGTDAPDYIGKIIGIPALCIPDVNFEDGPAGVGDGLGGVTQMPSGMVSAATFDPQWQQQYGDAVGQEFAGKGVHVALGPTVNIIRDPRWGRSYETFGEDPYLSGQMGAADIRGIQEQGVMAEVKHAAAYNIEQPAGTVNVDARTLQEIYLPAFQTAIKDGGAAAVMCAYSNVNNEPSCQNPDILNKGLYQQAGFTGFVTSDWGAIHSTVESANAGLTVEMPGGYYYADFLIQAVQDGRVSQATVDTMVSRVLTQMFRFGMFDKAPTGDNKAIVTTPGHNKVALQGVEEGTVLLKNNGALPLNPAALPSGVAVIGVDGGPGTQTIGGGSGTVTSSGTYTPVIGIQQRLADTGTKVTYNEGTDVNAAADLARTSSVAVVFASDNYGHEEADNASLNLPGNQDALISAVAAANPHTIVVLNDNSAILMPWLNQVAGVFEGFYDGQQYGQGIAALLFGDVNPSGHLPVTFPASLSQVPANTAAQWPGSNGQVSYSEGLKVGYRWYDTNNLTPLFPFGFGLSYTSFSFGNLQVGAVSNGQATVKATVTNTGSRAGSEVAQLYVADPAAAGEPPHQLKGFQRISLAAGASGTVTFTVPVHALASWSTTAGHWVAGAGTYQILVGESSRNLPLSGGLTLPSTVTAD